In Acidobacteriota bacterium, the DNA window ATACCCCTTCGTCGATAAGGATGCTCCCGTAATGCGAGGTTATCTGGTTGAAACCCGCCTGAGATTCCTGGAGGATAAGATCACCCTGAACATCGAAACCGATCTCCACCCCCGGAGGGACGGTGATCTTCGCCCCTTTGGGGACGACCATCGCCTCCGGCGAAGAAGGCATTCCCTTTTCTCCTCTCATACTCACCCCCTTATTCTTTCGATAGATTCTTAGCCAATCTCATCTCAACCCTCCCTTTTAGAAAGGGATAGGGATTTATCGGTTTTCCCAACTCCCTGACCTCATAATGAAGGTGGGGAGCGGTGCTTCTGCCCGTGGAGCCCACCTCGGCGATGATCTGACCTCGGCGAACCACATCCCCCGCCTTGACCAACACCCGCTGGCAGTGGGCATATAGGGTATAGATGCCGCTATCGCCATGGCGGATCATCACCGTCCTGCCCAACCTTGCCCAGGCAGGGTCCTCCTCCTTGGGATAAGAGCCGGCGAAGACAACCACCCCGTAAGCGGTAGCCCTGATCGGCGTCCCGCGCTCGGCAGCAAGATCGATACCCCGATGAAACTCAGGAAGCTTGGTGAAGGGCGAGCGACGCCAGCCATATCGGGAAGAGATATAATAGGGACCGAGAATAGGGGAGCCAAGCGGGGTGTAGAAGTAGCTCACCACCTCACTATTCGTGAGGAGATGGAGCCGATTGTATCTTCTTTCAAGATCGAGGACAAAGCTCTTCAGGGGAGAAAGAGACCGCTCCTCCACCACCCCTTTCGCCACCACCTCCTGAACCAAAGGGCGAAGCCCCTGATTATGCACCACCCGCTCCGAAAAGAGATAAAGCTCCTCTGCCCGCAACCTGAGTTTCTCAAACCGTCCCTTAAGTACGGCGAGCCTTTTCTCGTTCTCCTCCCGCTCCCTCTTTATCTTGATGAAAACCTTGTATTCCTTCTGCACATAGTAGTAATGGAGAAAAAGAGAGCTGGCCAGATAAAAGATGCCGTTAAAGACGATGACAAAAAGGGAAATGGCGAGGAGGAACAGCTGATTCTTGGTGAGGGAGAAGGAACGGACCCCCTCCTCGACCCTGGGGGGATGAACCCTGATATAGATCACCTGCTTTCCTTCCCTAAATGGGAGGAAGGAGGAAAAGAGTTTTGAGAAAAATCCACCCCCCTTCAAAACCACTCCCTTTACCTCCGTAGCCAATATCTTTTGTTAAATTTTACCCTATTGTGACAAAGTTTGTCAAACAAAAACTAAATCCTTATTTTTTAAGTTGATATAAGGCTCAATTTGTGGTATTAGAGAGGTAGATGGAAATGGATGGAGGAACAATAAAATGGGGGGTCGTCAGTTTAAGATACGATATTTAGTGCCTAAATTGGAAGACGCACCGATGGAAGAGCATGAGTGGGGTTTTGGAAATATCGTGGGTCGTTCCGAAAAAATGCGGGAGGTCTTCAAAATCCTGATCAAGATCGCCTCTGCTCCCGCGGTTCCGGTGATAATAAAGGGTGAAAGCGGTACCGGAAAGGAGCTCGTTGCCCGGGCGATCCACAGTGCAAGCGCCTCAGTCCATCACCCCTTCGTCCAGATAAATTGCTCTGCCCTCCCAGAAAGCCTCCTTGAGTCGGAGATATTCGGCTATGAAAAGGGAGCCTTCACCGACGCCAAAGCGACCAAACGGGGCCTTCTTGAAATAGCCGATGGAGGAACCTTCTTCCTCGATGAAATCGGGAATATGAGCCTGAACCTTCAAGCAAAGCTCCTCACCGCGATAGAGCAAAAAAGGTTCAAAAGGGTGGGAGGGGTAAGCGATATCCAGGTGCGAACGAGGATAATAGCGGCGACCAACAAAAACATAGAAGAGGAAGTGGCAGCAGGACTCTTCCGGGAGGATCTCTACTATCGCCTCAATGTCATCTCCTTAACCCTACCCCCCCTCAGGGAGAGGGGAGATGATATCATCCTTCTCGCCCAATACTTCCTCAATATGTTTAATGAGGAGTACAAGCGGAATGTGGAAGGCTTCTCCTCCGAGGCGATCGAGGCGATGCTCAGATACCCCTGGCCCGG includes these proteins:
- a CDS encoding M23 family metallopeptidase, which encodes MVLKGGGFFSKLFSSFLPFREGKQVIYIRVHPPRVEEGVRSFSLTKNQLFLLAISLFVIVFNGIFYLASSLFLHYYYVQKEYKVFIKIKREREENEKRLAVLKGRFEKLRLRAEELYLFSERVVHNQGLRPLVQEVVAKGVVEERSLSPLKSFVLDLERRYNRLHLLTNSEVVSYFYTPLGSPILGPYYISSRYGWRRSPFTKLPEFHRGIDLAAERGTPIRATAYGVVVFAGSYPKEEDPAWARLGRTVMIRHGDSGIYTLYAHCQRVLVKAGDVVRRGQIIAEVGSTGRSTAPHLHYEVRELGKPINPYPFLKGRVEMRLAKNLSKE
- a CDS encoding sigma-54-dependent Fis family transcriptional regulator codes for the protein MEEHEWGFGNIVGRSEKMREVFKILIKIASAPAVPVIIKGESGTGKELVARAIHSASASVHHPFVQINCSALPESLLESEIFGYEKGAFTDAKATKRGLLEIADGGTFFLDEIGNMSLNLQAKLLTAIEQKRFKRVGGVSDIQVRTRIIAATNKNIEEEVAAGLFREDLYYRLNVISLTLPPLRERGDDIILLAQYFLNMFNEEYKRNVEGFSSEAIEAMLRYPWPGNVRELKNTIERVVVLEQPEIILPRHLDLGRGHIIKQPSISYPENGPSIEVDIPPQGISLEEVERAFILKALEKTGWNQVKAAKLLGISRQTLRYRMKKYRIRGAIDPNKTDGSFEPVN